From a single Pseudalkalibacillus hwajinpoensis genomic region:
- a CDS encoding EAL domain-containing protein, whose amino-acid sequence MDSATRIASIRLSAEHLPKGIKRFINFLPSSIYDPAHSLRTTFQAVEQYDVDPSDLVFEVVETEKIEEVEHLKTIFQTYKQGGMKVALDDVGAGYASQEMLIQLKPDYAKIDRSAISFCDQDAKKQKNLFDLVDLAREEGITLLAEGDRATRKGGFL is encoded by the coding sequence TTGGATAGTGCAACGAGAATTGCTTCCATCCGTTTGAGTGCAGAACATCTTCCGAAAGGAATAAAGCGTTTTATTAATTTTCTCCCGTCCTCGATATACGACCCTGCCCATAGCCTGCGAACAACATTTCAAGCAGTGGAACAGTATGATGTCGATCCGAGCGACCTTGTTTTTGAAGTTGTAGAGACAGAGAAGATTGAAGAAGTTGAGCATTTGAAAACCATTTTCCAAACTTACAAACAAGGAGGCATGAAAGTGGCACTTGATGATGTAGGTGCTGGATACGCCTCACAAGAAATGCTCATTCAGTTAAAGCCGGATTATGCGAAGATTGACCGGAGCGCCATCTCGTTTTGTGATCAGGATGCTAAGAAGCAGAAGAACTTGTTCGATCTTGTTGACTTAGCACGTGAAGAGGGGATAACCCTTCTTGCTGAAGGGGATCGAGCGACAAGAAAAGGCGGATTTTTGTAG
- the glgA gene encoding glycogen synthase GlgA, translated as MNVLFAASEGYPFIKTGGLGDVIGALPQALQKQGANVSVILPKYEDMNESFKNQLELKETITVSVGWRHKYCGIEMMKYNGITYYFIDNEYYFKRSGSYGYFDDGERFSFFCKAVLEAIPYLEEQPDILHCHDWQTGMIPVLKKAHYRNHPSYQSIKVVYTIHNLRYQGVFPKSILHDLLDLSELHFNNEGVEFHGNVSFMKGGLVYSDYITTVSPTYADEIKQPYFGEYLDGVMRKREADFVGIVNGIDTKIYDPAGDKALPYTFHASHPLKEKNKTDLQKQLGLQVGEGIPVLAMITRLVEQKGIDLFFRVLPQMMEEENVQIVVLGTGDQHYEHMLREAEARYPGRFSANIYFDDSFARKLYAASDLFLMPSQFEPCGLSQLIALRYGSLPIVRETGGLKDTVKPYNKFTGEGHGFSFANYNAHEMLGAIKLALDLYHHDDITWRKLVTRAMRLDYSWEASSAKYMKLYLNLLK; from the coding sequence ATGAATGTTTTATTTGCAGCGTCTGAAGGCTATCCTTTTATAAAAACTGGAGGGCTTGGTGATGTGATTGGGGCGCTCCCGCAGGCCCTTCAAAAGCAGGGAGCCAATGTATCGGTTATTTTGCCAAAGTATGAAGATATGAATGAATCTTTTAAAAATCAGCTTGAGCTCAAGGAAACGATCACAGTATCTGTCGGGTGGCGTCACAAATACTGTGGAATTGAAATGATGAAGTATAATGGCATTACGTACTATTTTATTGATAATGAATACTATTTTAAACGGAGTGGAAGCTACGGTTATTTTGATGATGGTGAGAGATTCTCTTTCTTCTGTAAGGCCGTCTTGGAAGCGATTCCTTATCTTGAAGAACAACCGGATATTCTCCATTGTCATGATTGGCAAACAGGGATGATTCCTGTTTTGAAGAAAGCTCATTACCGGAATCACCCGTCTTATCAATCCATTAAAGTCGTTTACACCATTCATAACTTGCGCTACCAGGGTGTATTTCCGAAATCGATTCTTCATGACCTCCTTGATTTAAGTGAGCTCCATTTTAATAATGAGGGTGTCGAGTTTCACGGCAACGTAAGCTTTATGAAAGGTGGCTTAGTATATTCAGATTACATTACTACCGTTAGCCCAACCTATGCTGATGAAATTAAACAGCCATACTTTGGAGAATATTTGGATGGGGTTATGAGAAAAAGGGAAGCTGATTTTGTAGGAATTGTAAATGGAATTGATACCAAAATTTATGATCCAGCAGGCGACAAAGCCCTTCCGTACACGTTTCATGCTAGCCATCCTTTGAAGGAAAAAAACAAGACAGACCTTCAAAAACAACTCGGTCTTCAGGTTGGAGAAGGTATTCCTGTTCTTGCGATGATTACGCGTCTCGTTGAGCAAAAAGGTATCGATCTTTTCTTTCGAGTGCTCCCACAGATGATGGAAGAAGAGAACGTACAAATTGTCGTATTAGGAACTGGTGATCAGCATTATGAACATATGCTTCGTGAAGCGGAAGCGCGCTATCCAGGAAGATTCTCAGCGAATATTTATTTTGATGATAGCTTTGCTAGGAAGTTATATGCCGCTTCCGACCTCTTTTTAATGCCTTCTCAATTTGAGCCGTGCGGACTCAGTCAGCTAATAGCACTTCGATATGGAAGTTTGCCGATTGTTCGGGAAACAGGTGGATTAAAGGACACTGTTAAGCCTTACAACAAATTCACTGGAGAAGGACACGGCTTTAGTTTTGCTAACTACAATGCCCATGAAATGTTAGGTGCAATTAAGCTTGCTCTTGATCTATATCATCATGATGACATCACATGGAGAAAACTAGTGACTCGAGCGATGCGTCTTGACTATTCATGGGAAGCGTCCTCTGCAAAATATATGAAACTTTATCTAAATCTATTAAAATAG
- the glgD gene encoding glucose-1-phosphate adenylyltransferase subunit GlgD, which yields MKKVVGVINLVDEKNTLSELTNHRSFASVPFAGRYRLIDFSLSNMTNAGVNTVAVFTREKYRSLFDHLGSGREWDLDRHQGGLFFQPPADDERKSKGDIHSFYENISFFKRSLSHYVVVTNGQLVWNVDFDQVINEHEAQNADITVVYKPCDDPYTSGENYNVLYTNDDERVDRLNLGVQPLPGDNVYLNTFIMKSSLLISMVEESVVSGKFHSINETIAGSLDRYHVHASHFGGYVTFIDNIESYYRYSMEMLDPNVTQELFYNKGPIYTKVKHESPAKYLESSSVSNSLIANGCTISGTVENSILFRGIRVGKGAVIRNSIIMQKCEIGEGAVIENVILDKDVSVSQNEKVTSEDEPRVIAKSTVI from the coding sequence ATGAAAAAAGTAGTAGGAGTTATTAATCTAGTAGATGAAAAAAACACCCTTAGTGAGTTAACCAATCATCGGAGCTTCGCCTCTGTTCCGTTTGCAGGGCGGTACCGATTAATTGATTTTTCGTTGTCCAATATGACCAATGCAGGAGTGAACACGGTTGCTGTATTTACTCGTGAGAAATACCGTTCACTATTTGACCATCTTGGCTCAGGTCGTGAATGGGATCTTGATCGTCATCAGGGCGGTCTGTTCTTTCAGCCTCCTGCCGATGATGAGCGCAAAAGTAAAGGAGATATTCATTCCTTTTATGAAAACATTTCGTTCTTCAAAAGAAGTCTTTCACACTATGTTGTCGTAACGAATGGACAGCTTGTTTGGAACGTAGATTTTGACCAGGTGATTAATGAGCACGAAGCCCAAAATGCTGATATTACAGTTGTGTATAAGCCATGTGATGATCCTTATACAAGTGGAGAAAATTATAACGTTCTTTATACAAATGATGATGAGCGAGTTGATCGACTAAACCTGGGTGTCCAGCCATTGCCAGGGGATAATGTATATTTGAATACTTTCATTATGAAATCCTCCCTTTTAATTTCAATGGTAGAAGAAAGCGTTGTATCCGGCAAGTTTCATTCGATTAATGAAACGATTGCTGGTAGTCTGGATCGTTATCATGTACATGCTTCCCATTTTGGAGGCTATGTTACTTTCATTGATAATATCGAGAGTTATTACCGATACAGCATGGAGATGCTTGATCCTAACGTGACTCAGGAGCTTTTCTACAACAAAGGGCCAATCTATACAAAGGTTAAGCACGAATCACCTGCAAAGTACCTTGAGAGCTCAAGCGTCTCAAATTCACTGATTGCGAATGGCTGTACAATTTCAGGTACTGTGGAAAATAGCATTCTATTCAGAGGCATACGCGTCGGGAAGGGTGCTGTTATTCGAAATAGCATTATCATGCAGAAATGTGAGATCGGTGAAGGCGCCGTCATTGAGAACGTCATTTTAGATAAAGATGTGTCTGTTTCACAGAACGAAAAAGTTACATCTGAAGATGAACCGCGTGTCATTGCTAAATCAACGGTCATATAG
- a CDS encoding glucose-1-phosphate adenylyltransferase: MSNKRCVAMLLAGGQGTRLGKLTTRLAKPAVPFGGKYRIIDFTLSNCSNSGIDTVGVLTQYQPYILNSYIGIGSSWDLDRKNGGVSVLPPYMGQKGGEWYRGTANAIYQNMYYIRQYDPEYVLVISGDHIYKMDYSEMLDYHEQRGADATIAVLEVPWHEASRFGIMNTDDEDRIVEFQEKPAEPKTNLASMGIYIFNWKALEKYLTEDEQNPDSSNDFGKDIIPAMIEDEKNVFAYSFSGYWKDVGTLQSLWEAHMDLLDDDPSLILNDPAWKIYSVNPNQPPQYIAPQAKVTRSLVNEGCVVYGDVYRSVLFYGVHVGLGSTIKNSIIMPNVKIGANVTIENAIVESGTVVEDGMSLGSADGSISLIADGEIVSVPK, encoded by the coding sequence ATGTCTAATAAACGTTGTGTAGCAATGCTGCTTGCAGGAGGGCAGGGGACAAGACTTGGAAAATTGACAACACGTCTAGCGAAACCGGCAGTCCCATTTGGAGGGAAGTACCGAATTATTGATTTTACTTTAAGTAACTGTAGTAATTCCGGTATTGATACGGTTGGCGTATTGACGCAATATCAGCCGTACATACTTAATTCTTATATCGGAATTGGTAGTTCCTGGGATCTGGACCGTAAGAACGGCGGGGTTTCCGTCCTTCCTCCGTACATGGGTCAAAAAGGCGGAGAATGGTATCGCGGTACAGCAAATGCCATTTATCAGAATATGTACTATATTAGACAATACGATCCAGAATATGTACTTGTTATTTCTGGTGACCATATTTACAAAATGGACTATTCCGAAATGCTTGATTACCATGAACAACGCGGTGCGGACGCTACGATTGCTGTTCTTGAGGTGCCGTGGCATGAAGCGAGTCGTTTTGGAATTATGAATACTGATGATGAAGATCGAATTGTGGAATTTCAAGAGAAACCTGCTGAACCAAAGACCAATCTCGCATCGATGGGGATTTACATTTTTAATTGGAAAGCGCTTGAAAAGTATTTAACTGAAGATGAGCAAAATCCGGATTCCTCTAATGATTTCGGAAAAGATATCATTCCGGCAATGATTGAAGATGAAAAGAATGTATTTGCTTACTCATTCAGTGGGTATTGGAAAGATGTGGGAACTCTTCAAAGTCTATGGGAAGCGCACATGGATTTACTTGATGATGATCCATCCCTGATCCTAAATGATCCAGCTTGGAAAATTTATTCGGTAAATCCTAACCAACCACCACAATATATTGCTCCTCAAGCGAAAGTTACGCGCTCACTTGTTAACGAAGGGTGTGTCGTATACGGCGATGTATATCGTTCTGTTCTATTTTATGGCGTGCATGTAGGACTTGGAAGCACTATCAAAAATTCAATCATTATGCCGAATGTAAAAATCGGAGCAAATGTGACAATTGAAAATGCTATTGTTGAAAGCGGTACAGTTGTAGAAGATGGAATGTCGCTTGGTTCAGCTGATGGCTCTATTTCACTAATTGCTGACGGGGAGATTGTATCAGTACCAAAATAG
- the glgB gene encoding 1,4-alpha-glucan branching protein GlgB, translated as MAVSMPTDYDRYLFHQGNLFQAYRSMGAHIRVEDGRSGVRFTVWAPHAAALSVTGNFNQWDPTAHPMKKIEESGIWSLFIEELSENELYKYAVETQNGEILMKSDPYAFYSEMKPKTASIVKKVDEYVWRDTRWMNKRKKTEPYHGPLSIYEVHPGSWRRKENGNYYSYKDLMNELIPYVKEHGYTHIELMPVMEHPFDKSWGYQVTGYFSVTSRFGQPDDLKAFIDHCHQEDIGVILDWVPAHFCKDAHGLGQFDGGPVFEPSDPAKAERHNWGTYNFDYSKPEVVSFLISNAVFWFDYYHIDGLRIDAVSQMLLYHHDHQSGGEEGENAAAKEFIQKLNRTIFEKYPNALMMAEESTDYPLVSAPIHEGGLGFNYKWNMGWMNDVLKYMELHMDDRKHHHNLLTFSFFYAFSENYLLPLSHDEVVHGKKSLLNKMPGDYWQKFANLRSLYGYMMAHPGKKLLFMGGEFGQYDEWKDTSELDWMLFDYDMHKKMNVYVKELNHFYIDSRAMWRIDHEPEGFEWIDANDNNQSVLTFMRKGKAKGDCDIVVINFSPNVYYDYRIGVPSAGTYIEMFTSDQEKYGGSGQLNADELHSEKKPYHDQPNSLMLKIPPLGIVILGKKNKSNLERRNRYV; from the coding sequence ATGGCTGTATCGATGCCGACAGATTACGATCGGTACTTATTTCATCAGGGGAATTTATTTCAAGCATATCGTTCTATGGGCGCTCATATTAGAGTAGAAGATGGACGATCTGGAGTCCGCTTTACAGTCTGGGCTCCTCATGCTGCAGCATTATCTGTAACAGGGAATTTCAATCAGTGGGATCCCACAGCTCATCCGATGAAAAAGATAGAAGAATCAGGTATCTGGTCTTTATTTATCGAGGAGCTTTCAGAGAACGAGCTTTATAAGTACGCTGTAGAGACACAAAATGGGGAGATTTTAATGAAGTCTGACCCCTATGCTTTCTACTCCGAAATGAAACCGAAAACAGCGTCCATAGTAAAGAAAGTGGATGAATACGTCTGGCGGGATACCAGATGGATGAATAAGCGAAAGAAAACCGAGCCTTATCATGGGCCTCTTTCGATTTATGAAGTTCACCCGGGTTCATGGCGTAGGAAGGAAAATGGAAATTACTATTCATACAAGGATTTAATGAATGAGCTCATTCCATATGTGAAAGAGCACGGGTATACTCACATCGAACTTATGCCTGTGATGGAACACCCTTTTGACAAGTCGTGGGGCTATCAAGTTACCGGATATTTCTCCGTTACAAGTCGATTTGGTCAACCTGATGATTTAAAAGCGTTCATTGATCACTGCCACCAGGAAGATATTGGTGTTATTCTTGACTGGGTACCAGCCCATTTTTGTAAGGATGCCCATGGCCTGGGACAGTTTGATGGAGGACCGGTTTTCGAACCTTCTGATCCAGCGAAAGCAGAACGCCATAATTGGGGGACATATAACTTTGATTATAGCAAGCCAGAAGTAGTGAGTTTCCTCATTTCCAATGCGGTTTTCTGGTTTGATTATTACCATATTGATGGCCTTAGAATTGATGCTGTTTCCCAGATGCTACTCTATCATCACGATCATCAGAGTGGTGGTGAGGAAGGCGAGAATGCAGCAGCTAAGGAATTTATTCAGAAACTTAACCGGACGATCTTTGAAAAGTATCCCAATGCGCTCATGATGGCTGAGGAATCTACCGATTATCCGCTTGTAAGCGCACCAATTCATGAGGGTGGTCTGGGCTTCAATTATAAGTGGAATATGGGCTGGATGAATGATGTATTGAAATATATGGAACTCCATATGGATGATCGGAAACACCATCACAATTTATTAACTTTTTCCTTTTTCTATGCTTTTTCAGAAAATTACCTGCTTCCTCTTTCACATGATGAGGTTGTACATGGGAAAAAGTCGCTTCTTAATAAAATGCCGGGTGATTACTGGCAGAAATTTGCCAACCTTCGATCACTTTATGGCTATATGATGGCTCATCCGGGCAAGAAGCTTCTCTTTATGGGGGGAGAATTTGGTCAATACGACGAATGGAAAGACACTTCAGAACTAGATTGGATGTTATTTGATTACGACATGCATAAAAAAATGAACGTGTATGTCAAAGAGTTAAATCACTTCTACATCGATTCTAGGGCAATGTGGCGAATTGATCATGAACCTGAAGGCTTTGAATGGATTGATGCAAACGATAATAACCAGTCTGTGCTCACATTTATGAGAAAAGGGAAAGCGAAGGGCGACTGTGATATCGTCGTTATCAATTTTTCACCCAATGTATATTACGATTATCGCATTGGTGTCCCGTCAGCAGGCACATATATCGAAATGTTCACTAGCGATCAAGAAAAATATGGTGGATCAGGTCAGTTAAATGCAGATGAACTTCATAGTGAAAAGAAACCTTATCATGATCAACCCAACAGTTTAATGCTGAAGATCCCACCTCTTGGAATTGTGATTCTCGGCAAAAAAAATAAAAGCAACCTTGAGAGGAGAAATCGCTATGTCTAA
- a CDS encoding glycoside hydrolase family 15 protein — translation MNQQKLHSVLESMRLPNGAYVASTSDDYDYVWVRDVCYAVMPYLNSKCTRYEKAYHALFSLLRKYEWKLDIHTEQKPHYLHEHIHARYSKSLDEIPVEWGHAQNDAIGIMLHGIGEGIQAGKPMLRDKVDHRIVQKLVDYLECLEYWRSPDNGMWEENVEVHASSIGACVAGLKAVKTLVDVRSYMIEKGEEALNCLLPCESKTKETDLSLLSLIYPLNVVTRKQAIEILDRVTGRLERKRGIIRYDNDQYYNEGSEAEWCFGFPWLGLCFEQIGVLDKMSEYWSKTMSITPESGKIPELYIGGTDIPNKNTPLAWSISMAYQLQVRMNEMQENVS, via the coding sequence ATGAATCAACAGAAGCTGCACAGTGTACTTGAAAGCATGCGACTACCAAATGGAGCATATGTAGCTAGTACATCTGATGATTATGACTATGTATGGGTCAGGGATGTATGCTATGCGGTAATGCCATATTTAAACTCAAAATGCACTAGATATGAAAAAGCATATCATGCGCTGTTCTCACTACTCAGGAAATATGAATGGAAGCTTGACATCCATACGGAGCAAAAGCCACATTATTTACATGAACACATTCATGCAAGGTATTCAAAAAGCCTTGATGAAATTCCTGTTGAATGGGGTCATGCTCAGAATGATGCAATAGGAATCATGCTTCATGGTATCGGTGAGGGAATTCAAGCAGGTAAGCCAATGTTACGAGATAAAGTAGACCATCGCATTGTTCAAAAACTCGTCGATTATCTTGAGTGTTTAGAATACTGGAGAAGCCCTGATAACGGAATGTGGGAAGAGAATGTGGAAGTTCATGCATCAAGTATTGGAGCTTGTGTGGCAGGATTAAAAGCAGTTAAAACATTAGTGGATGTTCGATCCTACATGATTGAAAAAGGAGAAGAAGCGCTTAATTGCCTCCTCCCCTGTGAAAGTAAGACGAAAGAAACGGATTTATCGCTATTATCCTTAATTTATCCTTTGAACGTTGTGACAAGAAAACAGGCAATTGAAATTCTTGATCGAGTGACAGGCCGTTTGGAACGTAAAAGAGGCATTATCCGTTATGATAACGATCAGTACTATAATGAAGGCAGCGAAGCGGAATGGTGTTTCGGATTTCCATGGCTCGGATTATGTTTCGAGCAAATTGGCGTACTTGATAAAATGAGTGAATACTGGTCGAAGACGATGAGTATTACCCCAGAAAGCGGTAAAATTCCAGAATTGTATATCGGAGGCACCGATATTCCAAATAAAAACACGCCGCTAGCATGGTCGATTTCAATGGCATATCAGCTTCAGGTAAGAATGAATGAAATGCAAGAGAATGTATCCTAA
- a CDS encoding YhdB family protein, giving the protein MDITDYDKALYYTHHCACIDLSVLMMKTEDDILSKRIEQFIHAFIRETEFVKVKAARDELLSYIDYVYQIEPESTEITAINQTLD; this is encoded by the coding sequence TTGGATATTACGGACTATGACAAAGCTCTTTATTACACACATCATTGCGCATGCATTGATTTGAGCGTTTTGATGATGAAAACTGAGGATGACATTCTTTCTAAAAGGATTGAACAATTCATTCACGCATTTATCCGTGAAACTGAATTTGTTAAAGTGAAAGCAGCCAGAGATGAGCTTCTTTCTTATATTGATTATGTTTATCAAATCGAACCAGAATCGACTGAAATTACAGCAATAAACCAGACTTTAGACTGA
- a CDS encoding CvfB family protein, producing the protein MSSELLAGEITQLRVARIQEYGYFLTNGYEDVLLHKRESKNHYEENDNVKVFLYHDHEGRLSATETMPLVTLDSFSILKVVEVKHSLGVFVDVGIQKDMLLSKDDLPYDWATWPAIGDELYCGLKLDKKQRLFADLSKFEEIQELSVNAPAECKNAEVEGLVFRLLDDGVSILTGEGYLAYLHKDEMKEPVRLGQRLTMRITFVREDGRVNVSTRPLVKEARLEDSDRLLSYMMERDGEMPFTDKSDPEAIKKEFNISKAAFKRAMGKLLKEKKVEQKDGYTFIKS; encoded by the coding sequence TTGTCAAGTGAATTACTAGCAGGAGAAATTACACAATTACGTGTAGCACGTATTCAAGAATACGGCTACTTTTTAACAAATGGATATGAAGATGTATTGCTTCATAAGAGAGAATCTAAAAATCATTATGAGGAAAACGATAATGTGAAGGTGTTTTTATATCATGATCATGAAGGTAGACTATCTGCAACAGAAACAATGCCGCTTGTAACGCTCGACTCGTTTTCGATTTTAAAAGTGGTTGAAGTTAAGCACAGTCTGGGTGTCTTTGTGGATGTAGGGATTCAAAAGGACATGCTTCTTTCGAAAGATGATCTTCCATATGACTGGGCAACATGGCCAGCGATTGGTGACGAATTATATTGCGGACTAAAGCTTGATAAAAAGCAGCGTTTGTTTGCGGACTTAAGTAAATTTGAAGAAATCCAAGAGCTCTCTGTCAACGCTCCAGCTGAATGCAAAAACGCTGAAGTAGAAGGCCTTGTTTTTCGCTTACTAGATGATGGCGTCTCGATTTTAACAGGCGAAGGATACCTTGCTTATCTTCATAAAGATGAGATGAAAGAGCCGGTACGACTTGGCCAGCGACTTACGATGAGGATTACCTTCGTAAGAGAAGACGGACGAGTGAATGTTTCAACACGACCGCTTGTGAAAGAGGCTCGGCTTGAAGATTCCGATCGTCTTCTTTCCTATATGATGGAACGAGATGGGGAAATGCCATTTACTGACAAAAGTGATCCTGAAGCAATTAAGAAAGAATTTAACATAAGTAAAGCAGCTTTCAAACGAGCAATGGGCAAGCTGCTGAAGGAAAAAAAGGTCGAACAAAAAGACGGCTATACCTTTATTAAATCATAA